The proteins below come from a single Xiphophorus hellerii strain 12219 chromosome 14, Xiphophorus_hellerii-4.1, whole genome shotgun sequence genomic window:
- the LOC116732244 gene encoding insulin receptor substrate 1-B: MEGQAGELHGNEDVRKSGYLRKQKSMHRRYFVLRAASERGPARLEYYESEKKFRGKAPVPKKAVALETCFNINKRADSKNKHMIVLYTRAESFVVAAENEEDQDEWFQAMVELQCKSKNPNDSASSGDYGAPNPGPAFKEVWQVKVWPKGLGQLKNLVGIYRLCLTEKTVNFVKLNSDAAAVVLQLMNVRRCGHSENFFFVEVGRSAVTGPGEFWMQVDDSVVAQNMHETLLEAMKALSEEFRQRTKSQSNSGPGGGATASNPISVPSRRHHPNPPPSQVGFLRRPRTEPTLGANVGAPLGSSSASPTPRHSFPRSRTASDGGKSEDGIAGSTPLHGVNTSPSTNGSCSTTPILRSKSARSVPTTAAKTPFGLMRSISTPTPSPSPAPSLSSSSGPGSEFGGITSAGPVPGSGAYTRVASHHTSVSCSPSDYGSSDEYGSSPGDHTVLPSPSLPGSSISSTGSQCLGEDGANYILMGQRGGTSSSVSNSNQVNMMSSSQPVPGTPTNGSLPQTRRVLRRSSSRECEAERRLLSKRASLPPMALERLAPHQRRAEEPTDEDSADYAIMSRSTSRESFASTCSSVQRESTLGSCVGGGGYLDVAGELKTDGGPGAIAGVDNGYMSMLPGVTQPPVSSCQTMTVCVPESDSKPADDYMAMTPNNSVSPPQQIRPLPVSDGYMIMSPNSSCSPDQRGSLSEGAWVGSADSRAGSDYMNMSPISAPSVNGSPPQNEHTCHLDTSLQQPPPKMVYSYYSLPRSYKHNPTSGLFDDGPGRGRRPNGNCSRGGGGSRNSGGHLEQPISSSGIGRHQSLSSSSYSSSSASSESLGENDDRTNQALGNVTTGSQPKEVSKITQRRGSGGLTKQGSHFRSRPVSLFVDVSKANTLPRVRENPLPPEPKSPGEYVSIEFKGEQCSQTGVGVGRGRGLRHGSLLNHGSSHQHSQNRPAPSLETFIPLFHSPSAPVSPPTPSEYVNMDPGPSPSPSPHSNTQLVFPPFHTPPTPPVLAHAPKTCTEGTDSLCQGTVEVAEPPLRKSRDSVPSVIETESPTSCGDYTEMAFSLSNNTAPRSSPSVSPKVPSPTRTDPSVSVLSRGLDFPLSKSGLNPDQGAKVIRADPQGRRRHCSETFVATPSLSTSASTSSSTASLFPEHSQAVSRRLGFESMLWGNGAVTDPPTQFPLPAQQSLPTNNQTLSTEQGLNYIDLDLVNKESPHAGLEGATGGQPQSRLFSVLGSGSMVGGMGASAGGSSSSSLNTYASIDFYKSEELRTHQNGNKEGTEC; the protein is encoded by the exons GTAAAAATCCTAATGACAGTGCGAGTTCAGGGGACTACGGAGCGCCAAATCCAGGACCTGCATTCAAAGAAGTTTGGCAAGTGAAGGTGTGGCCTAAAGGCCTGGGTCAGCTCAAGAACCTGGTGGGCATCTATCGCCTTTGCCTTACTGAAAAGACGGTAAACTTTGTGAAGCTGAACTCCGACGCAGCCGCTGTGGTGCTCCAGCTGATGAACGTCAGGCGTTGCGGACATtcagaaaactttttctttgtcGAGGTGGGACGCTCTGCTGTGACGGGCCCCGGCGAGTTTTGGATGCAG GTCGATGATTCTGTGGTGGCCCAGAACATGCATGAAACCTTGCTGGAGGCCATGAAAGCCCTGAGTGAGGAGTTTCGCCAGCGCACAAAGTCTCAGTCAAACTCTGGTCCTGGAGGAGGTGCCACAGCTTCCAATCCTATCAGTGTTCCTTCTCGCCGCCACCATCCCAATCCCCCTCCAAGCCAGGTGGGCTTCCTCCGCCGTCCCCGAACTGAGCCTACCTTAGGTGCTAATGTGGGAGCTCCATTAGGCAGTTCCAGTGCCTCTCCCACACCTCGGCACAGCTTCCCGAGGTCCCGCACCGCCAGTGATGGAGGGAAAAGTGAAGATGGGATAGCAGGATCCACTCCGCTACACGGTGTAAACACAAGTCCTTCTACCAATGGCTCCTGCTCTACCACCCCAATCCTCAGGTCAAAGTCAGCCCGCTCAGTCCCAACCACAGCTGCTAAAACTCCTTTTGGGTTGATGCGTTCCATTTCAACTCCAACCCCATCCCCATCACCAGCCCCAAGTCTCTCGTCCAGCTCTGGGCCTGGATCTGAGTTTGGAGGTATCACATCTGCTGGTCCTGTTCCAGGGTCTGGTGCTTATACTCGTGTAGCCTCTCATCATACCTCAGTCTCGTGCTCACCCAGTGATTACGGCTCCTCAGATGAGTATGGTTCCAGTCCTGGAGATCACACGGTTCTACCCTCTCCAAGCCTGCCAGGAAGCTCTATCAGCAGCACTGGCAGCCAGTGCCTTGGTGAGGATGGAGCAAATTACATCCTAATGGGTCAACGAGGTGGGACCAGCAGTAGTGTCAGCAACAGTAATCAAGTCAACATGATGTCCAGCTCCCAGCCTGTGCCAGGAACACCAACTAATGGCTCACTGCCCCAGACTAGGAGAGTACTTCGTCGATCTTCTAGCCGTGAATGTGAGGCTGAACGCAGGCTTCTGAGCAAGCGTGCATCCTTGCCTCCTATGGCCCTGGAAAGACTGGCCCCACACCAGCGCAGAGCTGAGGAACCTACAGATGAAGATTCAGCTGATTATGCCATTATGTCAAGGAGCACCAGTCGGGAGTCCTTTGCATCTACCTGCTCATCTGTTCAAAGGGAATCAACCTTAGGCTCTTGTGTAGGGGGAGGAGGGTACTTGGATGTAGCAGGAGAGTTAAAAACTGATGGTGGTCCAGGAGCAATTGCAGGTGTGGACAATGGGTACATGTCCATGCTACCAGGAGTCACCCAGCCTCCCGTTTCCTCATGTCAGACAATGACTGTGTGTGTTCCAGAATCAGATTCCAAACCTGCTGATGACTACATGGCCATGACCCCCAACAATAGCGTGTCTCCCCCGCAGCAGATTCGTCCCCTGCCGGTGTCTGACGGCTATATGATAATGTCTCCCAACAGCAGTTGCTCCCCTGACCAGCGTGGAAGCCTCTCTGAAGGTGCTTGGGTTGGCAGTGCCGATAGCAGAGCTGGTAGCGACTACATGAACATGTCTCCTATTAGTGCACCTTCTGTGAATGGCAGTCCCCCTCAAAATGAGCACACCTGCCATTTAGATACCAGTTTGCAACAGCCGCCTCCAAAGATGGTGTATTCCTATTATTCCCTTCCCAGATCATACAAACATAATCCCACTTCTGGGCTTTTTGATGATGGGCCCGGACGAGGTAGACGCCCCAATGGGAACTGTAGCAGAGGAGGAGGTGGCAGCAGAAACTCAGGGGGGCATCTAGAGCAACCAATTAGCAGTTCAGGGATTGGACGGCACCAATCACTCTCTTCATCCTCATACTCCTCCAGCTCAGCTAGCAGTGAGAGTCTTGGAGAGAACGATGACAGGACTAACCAGGCTCTGGGTAATGTGACAACTGGATCACAGCCCAAAGAGGTGAGCAAGATTACTCAGAGACGGGGCTCTGGTGGGTTAACAAAGCAAGGTAGCCACTTTAGAAGCAGACCAGTAAGCCTATTTGTAGATGTATCTAAGGCCAACACTCTTCCTAGGGTTCGTGAGAATCCCTTGCCCCCAGAACCTAAGAGCCCTGGAGAGTATGTAAGCATTGAATTTAAAGGGGAGCAGTGCAGCCAGACTGGTGTAGGAGTTGGGCGAGGTAGAGGACTGAGACATGGATCATTGCTGAATCATGGCTCAAGTCACCAGCATTCTCAAAACAGACCAGCTCCATCTCTAGAAACCTTTATTCCCCTGTTTCATAGTCCTTCTGCCCCTGTCTCTCCACCAACTCCATCAGAGTACGTCAACATGGACCCTGGCCCTTCACCATCCCCTTCCCCCCATTCCAATACCCAGTTAGTTTTTCCACCTTTCCACACCCCTCCCACACCCCCAGTTCTTGCTCATGCCCCTAAAACCTGTACGGAAGGTACTGATAGTCTGTGTCAAGGAACTGTTGAAGTTGCTGAGCCACCTCTTCGGAAAAGCAGAGACAGTGTTCCCTCAGTGATTGAGACAGAGTCTCCTACATCCTGTGGAGACTACACAGAGATGGCTTTCAGCTTGAGCAACAATACTGCCCCTCGGTCATCACCAAGTGTCTCCCCCAAAGTCCCCTCTCCTACAAGAACTGATCCTTCTGTTTCAGTGCTCTCCCGGGGTCTAGACTTCCCTCTAAGCAAATCAGGACTGAACCCAGACCAGGGTGCTAAAGTAATCCGTGCTGATCCCCAAGGACGCAGGCGGCACTGCTCGGAAACCTTTGTGGCCACACCCTCCCTGTCCACCTCTGCTtctacttcttcttctactgccTCCCTCTTTCCAGAGCACAGCCAGGCTGTTTCCCGCCGCCTCGGCTTTGAGAGCATGTTGTGGGGTAACGGTGCCGTCACTGATCCTCCAACTCAATTTCCACTCCCTGCACAGCAGTCACTTCCCACAAACAATCAGACATTATCCACAGAGCAGGGTCTTAACTACATAGACTTGGACTTGGTCAACAAAGAGAGTCCCCACGCTGGCCTGGAAGGTGCTACAGGAGGCCAGCCCCAATCTCGGCTGTTCTCTGTTCTTGGTTCGGGCTCCATGGTTGGGGGAATGGGGGCATCAGCTGGAGGGAGCAGCAGTTCAAGCCTCAACACGTACGCCAGCATTGACTTCTACAAATCCGAGGAGCTACGGACACATCAGAACGGGAACAAAGAAGGAACAG